From the genome of Bombus huntii isolate Logan2020A chromosome 14, iyBomHunt1.1, whole genome shotgun sequence, one region includes:
- the LOC126873333 gene encoding RING finger protein unkempt homolog isoform X3 produces the protein MKSDSKPLLTAQAEKANHYTYLKEFRVEQCPLFIQRKCTQHRPFTCFNWHFMNQRRRRPVRKRDRTFNYSADNYCTKYDETTGICPDGDECPFLHRTAGDTERRYHLRYYKTCMCVHDTDTRGFCVKNGPHCAFAHGNHDLRPPVYDIKEIQALENPDSDPNSSSNGPNILDKERNLMNEDPKWQDTNYVLSNYKTEPCKRPPRLCRQGYACPQYHNSKDKRRSPRKYKYRSTPCPNVKHGEEWGEPGNCEQGDACTYCHTRTEQQFHPEIYKSTKCNDVQQAGYCPRGVFCAFAHVDQEMSLARDMAVPIDCGTNLADILSNALPPDKRSHEKDKQLSDSSNGSGEVSESASTSSVGSNSSHSKAPGAQLHNSNSNSTVNTSNQQKLTSILYNPSSLLQVGEIRKQVVTIDSDPLLTKAEKAQLKQSLYSAYSLNGTLGNHSLATTVSPLSSSFYPNDTVESVVGNALDELHLDDPLNLVESIHRDTNSPISNSISAGLASSGLLGSSAPVNIPGMNERSVLTNFSPSTSSPLQHLHSTGFLTGSRFSHQDSIESTMPFMNQVSDPFSNHISQLSSSASKLSGFNSSLFDFTNQGMSPSRTQPLPASPLVNAFSISPSNTGSLSEVQRLREELTSSRAQLATWDERINQARAACAAWQLESEEAKRKASIAEQQRDEALLQVKALRVENEASGGGPYLHTLRRTSELRSLSIAALKSIQSQLRSDLEEVEKVLYRETATKCMVCEEQNRTVTLSPCNHYVVCSTCAPNQRECPYCQTPVVSTS, from the exons ATGAAGTCCGACTCTAAACCTTTGTTGACAGCTCAGGCGGAAAAGGCGAATCATTACAC ATACTTGAAGGAATTTCGCGTCGAACAATGTCCCCTCTTTATACAGCGCAAATGCACACAGCACCGACCCTTCACGTGCTTCAACTGGCACTTTATGAACCAGCGGAGGCGAAGACCGGTGAGAAAGAGGGACCGCACCTTCAACTATAGCGCTGATAATTATTGCACCAAGTACGACGAGACTACCGGCATATGTCCAGATGGAGACGA GTGTCCGTTTCTTCACCGTACTGCTGGCGACACAGAAAGGCGTTACCACCTACGTTATTATAAAACCTGCATGTGTGTCCATGATACAGATACACGTGGGTTCTGTGTCAAGAATGGCCCTCATTGTGCCTTTGCACATGGTAATCATGATCTTCGTCCCCCTGTTTATGACATTAAGGAGATACAGGCACTGGAGAACCCTGATTCTGATCCTAATTCATCTTCTAATGGACCAAACATACTTGACAAAGAAAGGAACTTAATGAATGAAGATCCAAAATGGCAGGATACGAATTATGTACTCAGTAATTACAAAACAGAACCTTGCAAACGTCCACCAAGACTTTGTCGTCAGGGCTATGCCTGTCCACAATATCACAACAGTAAAGATAAAAGACGTAGTCCACGCAAGTACAAGTACAG ATCAACACCATGTCCTAATGTAAAACATGGAGAAGAATGGGGTGAACCAGGCAATTGCGAACAAGGAGATGCTTGTACATATTGTCATACACGTACGGAACAACAATTCCATCCTGAGATATACAAATCCACAAAGTGTAATGATGTACAACAAGCTGGATATTGTCCACGCGGAGTCTTCTGTGCGTTTGCACATGTTGACC AAGAAATGAGCCTGGCGAGGGACATGGCGGTACCTATAGATTGTGGCACCAATCTGGCAGATATTCTAAGCAATGCGCTTCCACCCGATAAGCGCAGTCATGAGAAGGATAAACAACTTAGTGATAGTAGT AATGGAAGCGGTGAAGTATCAGAATCAGCAAGTACTAGTAGCGTTGGCAGTAACAGTTCACACAGTAAAGCTCCTGGTGCTCAACTTCATAACTCCAATTCCAATAGCACTGTAAACACTTCCAATCAGCAAAAGTTAACAAGCATACTTTATAATCCCAGTTCTCTTTTGCAAGTT GGTGAAATACGAAAACAAGTGGTTACAATAGACAGTGATCCTTTATTAACGAAAGCAGAAAAAGCTCAACTGAAACAAAGCCTATATAGTGCATATAGTTTGAATGGAACCTTAGGGAATCATTCATTAGCAACTACCGTCTCACCACTTTCAAGTTCATTTTACCCAAATGATACTGTGGAATCTGTAGTAG GAAATGCATTAGACGAGTTACATCTAGATGACCCCTTAAATTTAGTAGAATCAATTCATAGGGATACGAATTCACCAATTAGCAATTCAATATCAGCAGGCCTAGCAAGTTCTGGACTATTAGGTAGCTCAGCACCAGTTAATATTCCTGGAATGAATGAACGTTCAGTTCTTACGAATTTTTCGCCATCAACATCCAGTCCACTGCAGCATCTACATTCGACTGGTTTTCTTACTGGATCTAGATTTTCTCACCAGGATTCAATAGAATCG ACTATGCCATTTATGAATCAAGTATCAGACCCATTTAGCAATCATATTTCACAGCTTAGCAGTTCAGCTTCTAAGCTTAGCGGATTTAATAGTAGCTTATTTGATTTTACAAATCAAGGAATGTCTCCATCTCGTACTCAACCTCTCCCAGCATCTCCATTGGTTAATGCATTTTCCATTAGTCCGAGTAACACAGGATCTTTATCTGAG GTACAAAGGCTCAGGGAGGAATTGACATCAAGTCGTGCGCAACTAGCAACGTGGGACGAACGTATTAATCAAGCTAGAGCTGCTTGCGCCGCATGGCAATTAGAAAGTGAGGAGGCTAAAAGAAAAGCAAGTATCGCTGAACAGCAGAGAGATGAG GCCTTGTTACAAGTGAAAGCATTAAGGGTAGAAAATGAAGCGTCTGGTGGTGGACCATACCTTCACACATTGAGAAGAACAAGTGAGCTCAGATCGTTATCGATAGCTGCATTAAAATCAATTCAATCACAGCTTCGTTCGGATCTCGAAGAAGTAGAAAAG GTGCTGTACAGAGAAACGGCAACAAAGTGCATGGTTTGCGAAGAACAAAATCGCACTGTTACCCTCTCACCCTGTAACCACTACGTGGTCTGCTCGACGTGCGCTCCAAATCAACGAGAGTGCCCGTACTGCCAGACTCCGGTTGTCTCCACAAGTTAG
- the LOC126873333 gene encoding RING finger protein unkempt homolog isoform X5: MKLDRTQHRCPFLHRTAGDTERRYHLRYYKTCMCVHDTDTRGFCVKNGPHCAFAHGNHDLRPPVYDIKEIQALENPDSDPNSSSNGPNILDKERNLMNEDPKWQDTNYVLSNYKTEPCKRPPRLCRQGYACPQYHNSKDKRRSPRKYKYRSTPCPNVKHGEEWGEPGNCEQGDACTYCHTRTEQQFHPEIYKSTKCNDVQQAGYCPRGVFCAFAHVDRECTLINLLPTEEMSLARDMAVPIDCGTNLADILSNALPPDKRSHEKDKQLSDSSNGSGEVSESASTSSVGSNSSHSKAPGAQLHNSNSNSTVNTSNQQKLTSILYNPSSLLQVGEIRKQVVTIDSDPLLTKAEKAQLKQSLYSAYSLNGTLGNHSLATTVSPLSSSFYPNDTVESVVGNALDELHLDDPLNLVESIHRDTNSPISNSISAGLASSGLLGSSAPVNIPGMNERSVLTNFSPSTSSPLQHLHSTGFLTGSRFSHQDSIESTMPFMNQVSDPFSNHISQLSSSASKLSGFNSSLFDFTNQGMSPSRTQPLPASPLVNAFSISPSNTGSLSEVQRLREELTSSRAQLATWDERINQARAACAAWQLESEEAKRKASIAEQQRDEALLQVKALRVENEASGGGPYLHTLRRTSELRSLSIAALKSIQSQLRSDLEEVEKVLYRETATKCMVCEEQNRTVTLSPCNHYVVCSTCAPNQRECPYCQTPVVSTS, translated from the exons ATGAAGCTTGACCGTACTCAACACAG GTGTCCGTTTCTTCACCGTACTGCTGGCGACACAGAAAGGCGTTACCACCTACGTTATTATAAAACCTGCATGTGTGTCCATGATACAGATACACGTGGGTTCTGTGTCAAGAATGGCCCTCATTGTGCCTTTGCACATGGTAATCATGATCTTCGTCCCCCTGTTTATGACATTAAGGAGATACAGGCACTGGAGAACCCTGATTCTGATCCTAATTCATCTTCTAATGGACCAAACATACTTGACAAAGAAAGGAACTTAATGAATGAAGATCCAAAATGGCAGGATACGAATTATGTACTCAGTAATTACAAAACAGAACCTTGCAAACGTCCACCAAGACTTTGTCGTCAGGGCTATGCCTGTCCACAATATCACAACAGTAAAGATAAAAGACGTAGTCCACGCAAGTACAAGTACAG ATCAACACCATGTCCTAATGTAAAACATGGAGAAGAATGGGGTGAACCAGGCAATTGCGAACAAGGAGATGCTTGTACATATTGTCATACACGTACGGAACAACAATTCCATCCTGAGATATACAAATCCACAAAGTGTAATGATGTACAACAAGCTGGATATTGTCCACGCGGAGTCTTCTGTGCGTTTGCACATGTTGACCGTGAGTGTACCCTCATAAACC TGTTGCCAACAGAAGAAATGAGCCTGGCGAGGGACATGGCGGTACCTATAGATTGTGGCACCAATCTGGCAGATATTCTAAGCAATGCGCTTCCACCCGATAAGCGCAGTCATGAGAAGGATAAACAACTTAGTGATAGTAGT AATGGAAGCGGTGAAGTATCAGAATCAGCAAGTACTAGTAGCGTTGGCAGTAACAGTTCACACAGTAAAGCTCCTGGTGCTCAACTTCATAACTCCAATTCCAATAGCACTGTAAACACTTCCAATCAGCAAAAGTTAACAAGCATACTTTATAATCCCAGTTCTCTTTTGCAAGTT GGTGAAATACGAAAACAAGTGGTTACAATAGACAGTGATCCTTTATTAACGAAAGCAGAAAAAGCTCAACTGAAACAAAGCCTATATAGTGCATATAGTTTGAATGGAACCTTAGGGAATCATTCATTAGCAACTACCGTCTCACCACTTTCAAGTTCATTTTACCCAAATGATACTGTGGAATCTGTAGTAG GAAATGCATTAGACGAGTTACATCTAGATGACCCCTTAAATTTAGTAGAATCAATTCATAGGGATACGAATTCACCAATTAGCAATTCAATATCAGCAGGCCTAGCAAGTTCTGGACTATTAGGTAGCTCAGCACCAGTTAATATTCCTGGAATGAATGAACGTTCAGTTCTTACGAATTTTTCGCCATCAACATCCAGTCCACTGCAGCATCTACATTCGACTGGTTTTCTTACTGGATCTAGATTTTCTCACCAGGATTCAATAGAATCG ACTATGCCATTTATGAATCAAGTATCAGACCCATTTAGCAATCATATTTCACAGCTTAGCAGTTCAGCTTCTAAGCTTAGCGGATTTAATAGTAGCTTATTTGATTTTACAAATCAAGGAATGTCTCCATCTCGTACTCAACCTCTCCCAGCATCTCCATTGGTTAATGCATTTTCCATTAGTCCGAGTAACACAGGATCTTTATCTGAG GTACAAAGGCTCAGGGAGGAATTGACATCAAGTCGTGCGCAACTAGCAACGTGGGACGAACGTATTAATCAAGCTAGAGCTGCTTGCGCCGCATGGCAATTAGAAAGTGAGGAGGCTAAAAGAAAAGCAAGTATCGCTGAACAGCAGAGAGATGAG GCCTTGTTACAAGTGAAAGCATTAAGGGTAGAAAATGAAGCGTCTGGTGGTGGACCATACCTTCACACATTGAGAAGAACAAGTGAGCTCAGATCGTTATCGATAGCTGCATTAAAATCAATTCAATCACAGCTTCGTTCGGATCTCGAAGAAGTAGAAAAG GTGCTGTACAGAGAAACGGCAACAAAGTGCATGGTTTGCGAAGAACAAAATCGCACTGTTACCCTCTCACCCTGTAACCACTACGTGGTCTGCTCGACGTGCGCTCCAAATCAACGAGAGTGCCCGTACTGCCAGACTCCGGTTGTCTCCACAAGTTAG
- the LOC126873333 gene encoding RING finger protein unkempt homolog isoform X2, giving the protein MKSDSKPLLTAQAEKANHYTYLKEFRVEQCPLFIQRKCTQHRPFTCFNWHFMNQRRRRPVRKRDRTFNYSADNYCTKYDETTGICPDGDECPFLHRTAGDTERRYHLRYYKTCMCVHDTDTRGFCVKNGPHCAFAHGNHDLRPPVYDIKEIQALENPDSDPNSSSNGPNILDKERNLMNEDPKWQDTNYVLSNYKTEPCKRPPRLCRQGYACPQYHNSKDKRRSPRKYKYRSTPCPNVKHGEEWGEPGNCEQGDACTYCHTRTEQQFHPEIYKSTKCNDVQQAGYCPRGVFCAFAHVDRECTLINQEMSLARDMAVPIDCGTNLADILSNALPPDKRSHEKDKQLSDSSNGSGEVSESASTSSVGSNSSHSKAPGAQLHNSNSNSTVNTSNQQKLTSILYNPSSLLQVGEIRKQVVTIDSDPLLTKAEKAQLKQSLYSAYSLNGTLGNHSLATTVSPLSSSFYPNDTVESVVGNALDELHLDDPLNLVESIHRDTNSPISNSISAGLASSGLLGSSAPVNIPGMNERSVLTNFSPSTSSPLQHLHSTGFLTGSRFSHQDSIESTMPFMNQVSDPFSNHISQLSSSASKLSGFNSSLFDFTNQGMSPSRTQPLPASPLVNAFSISPSNTGSLSEVQRLREELTSSRAQLATWDERINQARAACAAWQLESEEAKRKASIAEQQRDEALLQVKALRVENEASGGGPYLHTLRRTSELRSLSIAALKSIQSQLRSDLEEVEKVLYRETATKCMVCEEQNRTVTLSPCNHYVVCSTCAPNQRECPYCQTPVVSTS; this is encoded by the exons ATGAAGTCCGACTCTAAACCTTTGTTGACAGCTCAGGCGGAAAAGGCGAATCATTACAC ATACTTGAAGGAATTTCGCGTCGAACAATGTCCCCTCTTTATACAGCGCAAATGCACACAGCACCGACCCTTCACGTGCTTCAACTGGCACTTTATGAACCAGCGGAGGCGAAGACCGGTGAGAAAGAGGGACCGCACCTTCAACTATAGCGCTGATAATTATTGCACCAAGTACGACGAGACTACCGGCATATGTCCAGATGGAGACGA GTGTCCGTTTCTTCACCGTACTGCTGGCGACACAGAAAGGCGTTACCACCTACGTTATTATAAAACCTGCATGTGTGTCCATGATACAGATACACGTGGGTTCTGTGTCAAGAATGGCCCTCATTGTGCCTTTGCACATGGTAATCATGATCTTCGTCCCCCTGTTTATGACATTAAGGAGATACAGGCACTGGAGAACCCTGATTCTGATCCTAATTCATCTTCTAATGGACCAAACATACTTGACAAAGAAAGGAACTTAATGAATGAAGATCCAAAATGGCAGGATACGAATTATGTACTCAGTAATTACAAAACAGAACCTTGCAAACGTCCACCAAGACTTTGTCGTCAGGGCTATGCCTGTCCACAATATCACAACAGTAAAGATAAAAGACGTAGTCCACGCAAGTACAAGTACAG ATCAACACCATGTCCTAATGTAAAACATGGAGAAGAATGGGGTGAACCAGGCAATTGCGAACAAGGAGATGCTTGTACATATTGTCATACACGTACGGAACAACAATTCCATCCTGAGATATACAAATCCACAAAGTGTAATGATGTACAACAAGCTGGATATTGTCCACGCGGAGTCTTCTGTGCGTTTGCACATGTTGACCGTGAGTGTACCCTCATAAACC AAGAAATGAGCCTGGCGAGGGACATGGCGGTACCTATAGATTGTGGCACCAATCTGGCAGATATTCTAAGCAATGCGCTTCCACCCGATAAGCGCAGTCATGAGAAGGATAAACAACTTAGTGATAGTAGT AATGGAAGCGGTGAAGTATCAGAATCAGCAAGTACTAGTAGCGTTGGCAGTAACAGTTCACACAGTAAAGCTCCTGGTGCTCAACTTCATAACTCCAATTCCAATAGCACTGTAAACACTTCCAATCAGCAAAAGTTAACAAGCATACTTTATAATCCCAGTTCTCTTTTGCAAGTT GGTGAAATACGAAAACAAGTGGTTACAATAGACAGTGATCCTTTATTAACGAAAGCAGAAAAAGCTCAACTGAAACAAAGCCTATATAGTGCATATAGTTTGAATGGAACCTTAGGGAATCATTCATTAGCAACTACCGTCTCACCACTTTCAAGTTCATTTTACCCAAATGATACTGTGGAATCTGTAGTAG GAAATGCATTAGACGAGTTACATCTAGATGACCCCTTAAATTTAGTAGAATCAATTCATAGGGATACGAATTCACCAATTAGCAATTCAATATCAGCAGGCCTAGCAAGTTCTGGACTATTAGGTAGCTCAGCACCAGTTAATATTCCTGGAATGAATGAACGTTCAGTTCTTACGAATTTTTCGCCATCAACATCCAGTCCACTGCAGCATCTACATTCGACTGGTTTTCTTACTGGATCTAGATTTTCTCACCAGGATTCAATAGAATCG ACTATGCCATTTATGAATCAAGTATCAGACCCATTTAGCAATCATATTTCACAGCTTAGCAGTTCAGCTTCTAAGCTTAGCGGATTTAATAGTAGCTTATTTGATTTTACAAATCAAGGAATGTCTCCATCTCGTACTCAACCTCTCCCAGCATCTCCATTGGTTAATGCATTTTCCATTAGTCCGAGTAACACAGGATCTTTATCTGAG GTACAAAGGCTCAGGGAGGAATTGACATCAAGTCGTGCGCAACTAGCAACGTGGGACGAACGTATTAATCAAGCTAGAGCTGCTTGCGCCGCATGGCAATTAGAAAGTGAGGAGGCTAAAAGAAAAGCAAGTATCGCTGAACAGCAGAGAGATGAG GCCTTGTTACAAGTGAAAGCATTAAGGGTAGAAAATGAAGCGTCTGGTGGTGGACCATACCTTCACACATTGAGAAGAACAAGTGAGCTCAGATCGTTATCGATAGCTGCATTAAAATCAATTCAATCACAGCTTCGTTCGGATCTCGAAGAAGTAGAAAAG GTGCTGTACAGAGAAACGGCAACAAAGTGCATGGTTTGCGAAGAACAAAATCGCACTGTTACCCTCTCACCCTGTAACCACTACGTGGTCTGCTCGACGTGCGCTCCAAATCAACGAGAGTGCCCGTACTGCCAGACTCCGGTTGTCTCCACAAGTTAG
- the LOC126873333 gene encoding RING finger protein unkempt homolog isoform X1: MKSDSKPLLTAQAEKANHYTYLKEFRVEQCPLFIQRKCTQHRPFTCFNWHFMNQRRRRPVRKRDRTFNYSADNYCTKYDETTGICPDGDECPFLHRTAGDTERRYHLRYYKTCMCVHDTDTRGFCVKNGPHCAFAHGNHDLRPPVYDIKEIQALENPDSDPNSSSNGPNILDKERNLMNEDPKWQDTNYVLSNYKTEPCKRPPRLCRQGYACPQYHNSKDKRRSPRKYKYRSTPCPNVKHGEEWGEPGNCEQGDACTYCHTRTEQQFHPEIYKSTKCNDVQQAGYCPRGVFCAFAHVDRECTLINLLPTEEMSLARDMAVPIDCGTNLADILSNALPPDKRSHEKDKQLSDSSNGSGEVSESASTSSVGSNSSHSKAPGAQLHNSNSNSTVNTSNQQKLTSILYNPSSLLQVGEIRKQVVTIDSDPLLTKAEKAQLKQSLYSAYSLNGTLGNHSLATTVSPLSSSFYPNDTVESVVGNALDELHLDDPLNLVESIHRDTNSPISNSISAGLASSGLLGSSAPVNIPGMNERSVLTNFSPSTSSPLQHLHSTGFLTGSRFSHQDSIESTMPFMNQVSDPFSNHISQLSSSASKLSGFNSSLFDFTNQGMSPSRTQPLPASPLVNAFSISPSNTGSLSEVQRLREELTSSRAQLATWDERINQARAACAAWQLESEEAKRKASIAEQQRDEALLQVKALRVENEASGGGPYLHTLRRTSELRSLSIAALKSIQSQLRSDLEEVEKVLYRETATKCMVCEEQNRTVTLSPCNHYVVCSTCAPNQRECPYCQTPVVSTS, from the exons ATGAAGTCCGACTCTAAACCTTTGTTGACAGCTCAGGCGGAAAAGGCGAATCATTACAC ATACTTGAAGGAATTTCGCGTCGAACAATGTCCCCTCTTTATACAGCGCAAATGCACACAGCACCGACCCTTCACGTGCTTCAACTGGCACTTTATGAACCAGCGGAGGCGAAGACCGGTGAGAAAGAGGGACCGCACCTTCAACTATAGCGCTGATAATTATTGCACCAAGTACGACGAGACTACCGGCATATGTCCAGATGGAGACGA GTGTCCGTTTCTTCACCGTACTGCTGGCGACACAGAAAGGCGTTACCACCTACGTTATTATAAAACCTGCATGTGTGTCCATGATACAGATACACGTGGGTTCTGTGTCAAGAATGGCCCTCATTGTGCCTTTGCACATGGTAATCATGATCTTCGTCCCCCTGTTTATGACATTAAGGAGATACAGGCACTGGAGAACCCTGATTCTGATCCTAATTCATCTTCTAATGGACCAAACATACTTGACAAAGAAAGGAACTTAATGAATGAAGATCCAAAATGGCAGGATACGAATTATGTACTCAGTAATTACAAAACAGAACCTTGCAAACGTCCACCAAGACTTTGTCGTCAGGGCTATGCCTGTCCACAATATCACAACAGTAAAGATAAAAGACGTAGTCCACGCAAGTACAAGTACAG ATCAACACCATGTCCTAATGTAAAACATGGAGAAGAATGGGGTGAACCAGGCAATTGCGAACAAGGAGATGCTTGTACATATTGTCATACACGTACGGAACAACAATTCCATCCTGAGATATACAAATCCACAAAGTGTAATGATGTACAACAAGCTGGATATTGTCCACGCGGAGTCTTCTGTGCGTTTGCACATGTTGACCGTGAGTGTACCCTCATAAACC TGTTGCCAACAGAAGAAATGAGCCTGGCGAGGGACATGGCGGTACCTATAGATTGTGGCACCAATCTGGCAGATATTCTAAGCAATGCGCTTCCACCCGATAAGCGCAGTCATGAGAAGGATAAACAACTTAGTGATAGTAGT AATGGAAGCGGTGAAGTATCAGAATCAGCAAGTACTAGTAGCGTTGGCAGTAACAGTTCACACAGTAAAGCTCCTGGTGCTCAACTTCATAACTCCAATTCCAATAGCACTGTAAACACTTCCAATCAGCAAAAGTTAACAAGCATACTTTATAATCCCAGTTCTCTTTTGCAAGTT GGTGAAATACGAAAACAAGTGGTTACAATAGACAGTGATCCTTTATTAACGAAAGCAGAAAAAGCTCAACTGAAACAAAGCCTATATAGTGCATATAGTTTGAATGGAACCTTAGGGAATCATTCATTAGCAACTACCGTCTCACCACTTTCAAGTTCATTTTACCCAAATGATACTGTGGAATCTGTAGTAG GAAATGCATTAGACGAGTTACATCTAGATGACCCCTTAAATTTAGTAGAATCAATTCATAGGGATACGAATTCACCAATTAGCAATTCAATATCAGCAGGCCTAGCAAGTTCTGGACTATTAGGTAGCTCAGCACCAGTTAATATTCCTGGAATGAATGAACGTTCAGTTCTTACGAATTTTTCGCCATCAACATCCAGTCCACTGCAGCATCTACATTCGACTGGTTTTCTTACTGGATCTAGATTTTCTCACCAGGATTCAATAGAATCG ACTATGCCATTTATGAATCAAGTATCAGACCCATTTAGCAATCATATTTCACAGCTTAGCAGTTCAGCTTCTAAGCTTAGCGGATTTAATAGTAGCTTATTTGATTTTACAAATCAAGGAATGTCTCCATCTCGTACTCAACCTCTCCCAGCATCTCCATTGGTTAATGCATTTTCCATTAGTCCGAGTAACACAGGATCTTTATCTGAG GTACAAAGGCTCAGGGAGGAATTGACATCAAGTCGTGCGCAACTAGCAACGTGGGACGAACGTATTAATCAAGCTAGAGCTGCTTGCGCCGCATGGCAATTAGAAAGTGAGGAGGCTAAAAGAAAAGCAAGTATCGCTGAACAGCAGAGAGATGAG GCCTTGTTACAAGTGAAAGCATTAAGGGTAGAAAATGAAGCGTCTGGTGGTGGACCATACCTTCACACATTGAGAAGAACAAGTGAGCTCAGATCGTTATCGATAGCTGCATTAAAATCAATTCAATCACAGCTTCGTTCGGATCTCGAAGAAGTAGAAAAG GTGCTGTACAGAGAAACGGCAACAAAGTGCATGGTTTGCGAAGAACAAAATCGCACTGTTACCCTCTCACCCTGTAACCACTACGTGGTCTGCTCGACGTGCGCTCCAAATCAACGAGAGTGCCCGTACTGCCAGACTCCGGTTGTCTCCACAAGTTAG